From Acidobacteriota bacterium, one genomic window encodes:
- a CDS encoding ABC transporter ATP-binding protein, whose protein sequence is MIELKNVERSYRTGHTETWVLRRIGLTFRPWEFITIMGPSGAGKSSLLNVLGMLDDQWRGEFTFDDEAVHLMNRKQRADLARRRIGMVFQSYHLLDDLTVAENIDLPLSYKDIPRAERQALVADTLDRFNIVGKKDLYPHQLSGGQQQLVGIARAMIHKPALLLADEPTGNLQSKQAKEIMEMFKQLNEQGTMIVQVTHSEANAEYGTRTIELRDGWIYSDSAGLTELAREEAKQ, encoded by the coding sequence ATGATTGAGCTGAAAAATGTCGAGCGAAGCTATAGAACCGGGCACACGGAGACGTGGGTCCTTCGCAGGATCGGGTTAACCTTTCGGCCGTGGGAGTTCATCACGATCATGGGGCCGTCCGGGGCAGGGAAGTCGTCGCTTCTGAATGTGCTGGGAATGCTCGACGATCAGTGGCGCGGCGAGTTTACTTTTGATGACGAAGCCGTGCACCTGATGAACCGCAAGCAGCGCGCTGATCTGGCACGTCGACGGATCGGCATGGTCTTCCAGAGCTATCACCTGCTCGATGACCTCACTGTGGCAGAGAACATCGATCTGCCGCTCTCGTATAAAGACATCCCTCGCGCCGAACGTCAGGCGCTGGTGGCCGATACTCTCGATCGCTTCAACATCGTCGGCAAGAAGGATTTATATCCGCATCAGCTCTCGGGCGGACAACAACAACTGGTGGGCATCGCCCGGGCGATGATTCACAAGCCAGCGCTTCTACTTGCCGATGAGCCGACAGGCAATCTGCAGTCGAAACAGGCCAAGGAAATTATGGAGATGTTCAAGCAGTTGAATGAGCAGGGCACGATGATCGTACAGGTCACGCACTCGGAGGCGAATGCGGAGTATGGAACGCGCACCATCGAGTTGCGCGATGGCTGGATCTACTCCGACTCCGCGGGACTAACGGAACTGGCGCGTGAGGAGGCTAAGCAGTGA
- a CDS encoding TolC family protein, with translation MTSSVEPPALRLDIPHSYNPLNTYRATLVPKPNLANTPRIDSLVHDGVLELSLNNAIALALENNLDLAIARYNIPIAEADILRTRAGGSFRGVNTGVVQNTPGGGVGGFGSGSSGAGAGGTSGGAGGAGSGASGLVQSTLGTGTNVSSYDPSITGSFNNEHYTQPLSNISIYGVQTLRQNTTTGNLGYSQAFPTGTTFSAIFDNNRGATNSPRSFLNPTLNTYYHVAIQQQLLAGFGLGPNLRFLRIAKNNQKISDEAFKLQVVTTITQIANMYWDLVAAYEDEQVKNRALDFAKQTLDSGRKQLALQAIPAMDVMKDETEVANREQDLTIAKTTLQFQELLIKNALTKNLDDPILEAMPVKPTDSSAVDNAQETTAATTEDSIALALRDRIELKESDIDLENRRISRSAARNALLPTVALTAYYGGTGLAGPPNPTAGIPSTSPVDWHGAVANAFNNSAPDYYVGMSVNVPIRNRVAKSDQYRSELETRQAELRMQQLKKQIRIEVRNAQYALEQSRARVESARKARDLAQKTFDITAKEQELGAGSNLQTLTARRDLSAAESALVAAMTAFQKAKIELERSLGTTLDANQISIESARTGIAPGGQ, from the coding sequence ATGACTTCTAGTGTTGAACCGCCAGCCCTGCGGCTGGATATTCCACATTCGTACAACCCCCTGAATACGTATCGGGCTACGCTCGTTCCCAAACCGAACCTCGCCAACACGCCTCGGATTGACTCGCTTGTACACGATGGCGTGCTTGAGTTGAGTTTGAACAATGCAATTGCCCTGGCGCTGGAGAACAATCTCGATCTTGCCATTGCACGCTACAACATTCCCATCGCCGAGGCCGATATTCTGCGTACCCGCGCAGGCGGCTCTTTTCGCGGCGTCAATACAGGCGTGGTGCAAAATACGCCGGGCGGAGGTGTTGGAGGTTTCGGTTCAGGATCGAGCGGTGCCGGCGCGGGTGGAACCTCCGGCGGCGCCGGCGGCGCGGGCTCGGGAGCTTCGGGCCTGGTGCAATCGACGCTTGGTACAGGAACGAACGTCTCTTCATACGATCCATCGATCACCGGCTCCTTCAATAATGAGCACTATACGCAGCCGCTCTCAAATATCTCGATCTATGGCGTACAGACATTGCGGCAGAACACTACGACGGGAAATCTAGGGTATTCGCAGGCGTTTCCTACAGGCACAACCTTTTCGGCCATTTTTGACAACAATCGTGGGGCCACCAACAGCCCGCGCAGCTTTTTGAATCCAACGCTCAACACGTACTATCACGTTGCCATTCAGCAGCAGTTACTGGCGGGGTTCGGGCTTGGTCCAAATCTGCGCTTTCTCAGGATTGCAAAGAACAATCAGAAGATCTCCGATGAGGCATTCAAGCTGCAGGTCGTAACGACGATCACGCAGATTGCGAACATGTATTGGGACCTCGTGGCGGCATATGAAGACGAGCAGGTAAAAAACCGTGCACTGGATTTTGCAAAGCAAACTCTGGACAGCGGGCGCAAACAGCTCGCCCTTCAGGCGATTCCGGCGATGGACGTCATGAAGGACGAGACTGAGGTCGCGAATCGTGAGCAGGACCTGACGATAGCGAAGACGACGCTTCAATTTCAGGAACTCCTGATCAAGAATGCCTTAACGAAGAATCTTGACGATCCCATCCTCGAGGCCATGCCTGTCAAACCAACCGACTCAAGTGCTGTCGACAATGCGCAGGAGACGACGGCCGCTACGACGGAGGACAGCATCGCTCTCGCGCTTCGCGACCGCATCGAACTGAAGGAGTCGGACATTGACCTTGAGAACAGGCGCATTAGCCGGAGTGCGGCGCGCAACGCCCTTCTGCCAACGGTGGCGTTGACCGCATACTATGGAGGAACAGGTCTGGCAGGCCCACCCAATCCCACCGCGGGCATACCCTCGACGTCTCCTGTGGATTGGCATGGAGCTGTGGCGAATGCGTTCAACAACAGCGCTCCCGATTATTATGTCGGCATGTCGGTGAATGTACCGATCAGGAACCGCGTTGCGAAGTCCGACCAGTATCGTTCGGAGCTTGAAACGCGTCAGGCGGAGTTGCGAATGCAGCAACTTAAAAAGCAGATACGTATCGAAGTCCGGAATGCGCAGTATGCTCTGGAGCAAAGCAGAGCGCGCGTAGAGTCGGCGCGGAAGGCGCGCGACCTGGCCCAGAAGACGTTCGATATCACGGCCAAGGAGCAGGAGCTTGGCGCGGGATCGAACCTTCAGACACTGACGGCGCGGCGTGACCTGTCCGCAGCGGAATCCGCGCTTGTTGCAGCGATGACAGCCTTTCAAAAGGCGAAGATCGAGTTAGAGCGGTCGCTAGGGACAACTCTGGATGCAAACCAAATTTCGATAGAATCGGCAAGGACAGGTATTGCCCCAGGTGGGCAGTAG
- a CDS encoding ABC transporter ATP-binding protein, giving the protein MADTIIEIEQLTKVFYTDEIETHALSGVHMQIARGEYVAMSGPSGCGKSTLLSIIGLLDTPTSGRYQLNGKEVANLDFADRSRIRNQEIGFIFQSFNLIGDLSVAENVELPLTYRTGMPAAERKKRVQESLERVNMAHRMRHYPAQLSGGQQQRVAVARALAGSPSILLADEPTGNLDSKNGEAVMKLLKELHDEGATICMVTHDPRFAAHAERQIHLFDGKVVAEGELSQLLAEV; this is encoded by the coding sequence ATGGCAGACACGATTATCGAGATCGAGCAGTTGACGAAGGTGTTTTATACCGATGAGATCGAGACGCACGCGCTCTCTGGCGTGCACATGCAGATTGCGCGCGGCGAATATGTGGCGATGTCGGGGCCTTCAGGCTGTGGCAAGTCCACCCTGCTATCGATTATCGGGCTGCTCGATACGCCGACAAGCGGTCGCTATCAACTGAACGGCAAGGAGGTTGCCAACCTCGACTTTGCCGACCGTTCGCGGATTCGCAACCAGGAGATAGGGTTCATCTTTCAGAGCTTCAACCTGATCGGCGATCTGAGTGTCGCGGAGAATGTCGAGTTGCCTTTGACCTATCGCACGGGTATGCCCGCGGCCGAGCGCAAGAAGCGCGTGCAGGAATCGCTGGAGCGCGTGAACATGGCCCACCGCATGCGTCACTATCCGGCGCAGCTCTCCGGAGGTCAGCAGCAGCGCGTCGCCGTTGCTCGCGCGCTGGCTGGGTCGCCCTCAATCCTGCTGGCGGACGAGCCTACGGGAAACCTCGATTCAAAAAATGGTGAGGCTGTTATGAAGCTGCTGAAGGAGTTGCACGACGAGGGAGCGACGATCTGCATGGTGACGCACGATCCTCGCTTTGCCGCGCACGCAGAGCGGCAGATTCATCTGTTCGATGGCAAGGTTGTGGCGGAAGGGGAACTTAGCCAGTTGCTGGCGGAGGTGTAG
- a CDS encoding ABC transporter permease, producing the protein MNRLAQDIKFALRQLRKAPGFTLTAIITLALGIGANAAIFTLVHAVLLKNLPVADPKMLVRVGDRGDCCVNGGVPGENNYSIFASELYEHLRDNTPEFEQLAAMQAGFWKGNLTARGGGSNALPKPVAGEMVTGNYFDVFGLKPYAGRLLQPSDDKPGAPMGVVMSYQAWQRDYNADPSVVGSTFILNTYPVTILGITPPSFYGDRMTDNPPDFYIPMVLEPQFGPAHPTSLLHHRGANWLYLLGKVKPGTDVGQLQAKMSGLLRNYLATIDTYQKADQKPNLLKSHVVLTPGGAGIANMQEEFGKGLRLLMAVSGLVLLIACANIANLVLVRGMARRAETSIRMALGAQRKRLIRQMLTESVVLSCLGGIAGLVVAFAGTKALLAMAFPHATHLPIDANPSLPVLGFAFLLSLLTGLLFGVAPAWVTSHSQPAEALRGSNRTTQDRSGWVQRSLVVLQAALSLVLLVGAGLMAKSLMKLEGQDFGVITENRTVVHFSPENAGLKQEQLSGIYDQIDQELRRLPGVEKVALSLYTPLEGNNWGEGVFLQGRPEPHAGDQIGASWLRVGPDYFDIVGHRILRGRGITIHDTATSAPVVVVNETFVKKFFSHGENPLGAHFGVSGMESAGDWEIVGVVSDVKYNDIRNPVRAMYFRPLLQVAHTKPDDDLRSLYAGAIMIQTKGRVDGLEAQVRHTLASINPNLTVTRLMTFDEQVRGQFDQERLLAQLTLMFGLLALVLASVGLYGVTAYSVARRTPEIGVRMALGANRGSVVAMVLREAMMQAGIGLAIGVPVAWLSARFVQSQLYGVGGHDAVVIGGAVAVLALAASAAGLIPAQRAASTDPVKALRTE; encoded by the coding sequence GTGAACCGATTGGCCCAGGACATCAAGTTTGCGCTTCGACAGTTGCGTAAGGCCCCCGGCTTTACATTGACAGCGATCATAACGCTGGCACTCGGCATCGGGGCCAATGCGGCGATCTTCACGCTGGTGCACGCTGTCCTCCTTAAGAACCTACCTGTTGCTGATCCCAAGATGCTGGTGCGGGTAGGCGACAGGGGCGATTGCTGCGTCAACGGCGGCGTTCCGGGCGAAAACAACTACTCGATCTTCGCGTCGGAGTTATACGAGCATCTTCGCGACAATACTCCGGAGTTTGAGCAACTGGCAGCGATGCAGGCCGGGTTCTGGAAGGGGAATCTTACTGCGCGCGGAGGTGGCAGCAATGCTCTGCCGAAGCCTGTTGCCGGTGAGATGGTCACGGGCAACTACTTCGATGTATTCGGCCTGAAGCCGTATGCCGGCAGATTGCTACAGCCCTCCGACGACAAGCCCGGCGCGCCGATGGGCGTGGTGATGAGCTATCAGGCATGGCAGCGCGACTATAACGCCGACCCATCTGTTGTGGGCAGCACCTTCATCCTGAATACCTATCCGGTAACGATTCTCGGCATCACACCACCGTCGTTTTATGGCGACCGCATGACGGACAATCCGCCGGACTTCTACATTCCGATGGTGCTTGAGCCGCAGTTCGGGCCGGCGCATCCGACGTCGCTGCTGCATCACAGGGGCGCGAACTGGCTCTATCTGCTGGGCAAGGTAAAGCCCGGCACAGACGTTGGACAGTTGCAGGCAAAGATGAGCGGATTGCTGCGCAACTACCTGGCGACGATTGACACTTATCAGAAGGCAGACCAGAAGCCGAATCTCCTGAAGTCGCATGTGGTGCTTACACCCGGAGGAGCCGGGATCGCCAACATGCAGGAGGAGTTCGGGAAGGGGCTGCGGTTGTTGATGGCCGTCTCAGGGCTTGTGCTGCTGATCGCTTGCGCGAACATTGCAAACCTGGTGCTGGTGCGCGGCATGGCGCGGCGCGCGGAGACGTCGATCCGCATGGCGCTTGGCGCGCAGCGGAAGCGGCTGATCCGGCAGATGCTGACAGAAAGCGTCGTGTTGTCGTGCCTGGGTGGCATCGCCGGACTTGTTGTTGCATTTGCCGGCACGAAGGCGCTGCTGGCGATGGCGTTTCCGCATGCGACTCATCTGCCGATCGATGCGAATCCGTCGCTGCCCGTGCTTGGCTTTGCATTTCTGCTCTCGCTGCTGACGGGACTCCTGTTTGGCGTTGCGCCAGCGTGGGTTACGTCGCATTCGCAACCGGCAGAGGCGTTGCGCGGCTCGAATCGTACGACGCAGGACCGCTCCGGCTGGGTGCAACGTTCGCTTGTCGTTCTGCAGGCGGCGCTTTCGCTGGTGCTTCTGGTCGGCGCAGGATTGATGGCGAAAAGCCTGATGAAGCTTGAGGGCCAGGACTTTGGTGTCATCACGGAAAACCGCACCGTCGTTCACTTCAGCCCGGAGAATGCAGGGTTGAAACAGGAGCAGTTGTCTGGCATCTATGACCAGATCGACCAGGAATTGCGCAGGCTGCCCGGTGTCGAGAAGGTCGCTCTTTCGCTGTATACACCGCTGGAAGGAAACAACTGGGGTGAAGGCGTCTTTCTGCAGGGGCGTCCGGAGCCTCACGCTGGAGACCAAATCGGCGCCTCGTGGCTTCGCGTGGGGCCGGACTACTTCGATATTGTCGGCCATCGTATTCTGCGCGGCAGGGGAATCACAATTCACGACACGGCGACGTCAGCGCCAGTTGTGGTTGTCAACGAGACGTTCGTGAAGAAGTTCTTTTCTCATGGAGAGAACCCCCTGGGAGCGCACTTCGGCGTTTCGGGCATGGAGAGCGCAGGCGACTGGGAGATCGTCGGTGTGGTCTCGGATGTGAAGTACAACGATATCCGCAATCCTGTGCGTGCGATGTACTTCCGCCCTCTGTTACAAGTCGCGCACACCAAGCCTGACGATGACCTGCGCTCGCTCTACGCCGGCGCGATCATGATTCAGACCAAGGGTAGGGTAGATGGTTTGGAGGCGCAGGTGCGCCACACTCTGGCGAGCATCAACCCGAATCTGACCGTCACGCGGTTGATGACCTTCGACGAACAGGTTCGCGGGCAGTTCGATCAGGAGCGGCTGCTGGCGCAGCTTACGCTGATGTTTGGATTGCTGGCCCTTGTGCTGGCTTCGGTGGGATTGTACGGTGTGACGGCTTACTCCGTGGCGCGGCGTACGCCGGAGATTGGCGTCCGCATGGCCCTTGGTGCGAACCGCGGCAGCGTCGTGGCCATGGTGCTGCGCGAAGCGATGATGCAGGCTGGCATTGGGCTTGCGATCGGAGTTCCAGTGGCCTGGCTCTCGGCGCGGTTCGTGCAGTCGCAGCTCTATGGAGTTGGCGGACACGATGCCGTGGTCATTGGCGGCGCTGTTGCCGTGCTGGCGCTGGCAGCATCCGCCGCTGGACTCATTCCCGCGCAGCGAGCGGCTTCTACCGATCCCGTCAAGGCGCTTCGGACAGAGTAA
- a CDS encoding ATP-binding protein codes for MASEPNPAKPRIKRLSLGRSGRRLSFERRLRLWLYLLGFPGMLLCWLVLQQQKLDPLIETILLLLFVLVWTFIVSLVMEQVTRPLQTLANVVASLREDDYSFRARGARRNDSIGDLALEINALASLLQAQRAGALEAMALVERVMDSMQSPVLAFDPDSRLKLLNASAGRVFGLSVANSLGRTAEELKLRYLVEAANDDLLPLGSGVQSIRWMVKRAGFRLRGVPHILLVLADVGTALREEERAAWKRLIRVLGHEINNSLAPIKSIAESLRGRLSATVAEEERDDFDRGLEVIENRSESLNRFLQAYRQLMGLPVPKLAAVELSSLVHRVVQLETRLHVVLADAEDVTVTADADQIQQALINLVRNAAEAALGPDAENAGNARVEIAWQQSQFEATVVILDNGPGLTNANNLFVPFYTTKPSGTGIGLVLAQQIAEAHGGTVELRNRADGIAGCRAELRLPISVRKTEGSQVMTKSPA; via the coding sequence ATGGCCTCTGAGCCAAATCCGGCTAAACCGCGAATCAAGCGCCTCTCTCTCGGACGCTCCGGCAGGCGACTGAGCTTTGAGCGCAGACTTCGTCTTTGGCTCTATTTGCTTGGGTTCCCGGGAATGCTGTTGTGCTGGCTTGTCCTTCAGCAGCAGAAGCTCGATCCATTGATCGAAACAATTCTGCTGCTCCTGTTTGTACTTGTCTGGACGTTCATCGTCTCGTTGGTGATGGAGCAAGTCACTCGCCCGCTTCAAACACTGGCAAACGTTGTGGCCTCCTTGCGCGAGGACGACTATTCCTTCCGAGCCCGCGGGGCGCGGCGTAATGATTCGATCGGCGATCTTGCGCTTGAGATCAATGCTCTTGCAAGCCTGCTTCAGGCCCAGCGCGCAGGTGCGCTGGAGGCGATGGCCCTTGTCGAGCGTGTGATGGACTCCATGCAGTCGCCTGTTCTGGCGTTCGATCCGGACAGCAGATTAAAGCTGCTCAATGCCTCGGCAGGGCGCGTCTTCGGCCTCAGTGTAGCCAACTCATTAGGGCGTACGGCAGAGGAGCTCAAGCTCAGGTATCTTGTCGAGGCTGCGAACGACGATCTGCTCCCGCTCGGCTCGGGTGTGCAATCCATCCGATGGATGGTAAAGCGCGCGGGCTTTCGGCTACGCGGTGTTCCGCATATTCTGCTGGTGCTCGCCGATGTTGGAACGGCATTGCGCGAAGAAGAGCGTGCCGCGTGGAAGCGCCTGATTCGCGTGCTCGGCCATGAGATCAACAACTCACTTGCTCCGATCAAATCGATCGCTGAAAGCCTTCGGGGAAGACTGTCTGCAACTGTTGCTGAAGAGGAGCGCGACGACTTTGACCGTGGACTCGAGGTCATCGAAAATCGTTCCGAATCCTTGAACCGATTTCTTCAGGCATACAGACAGCTCATGGGGCTTCCTGTACCGAAGCTGGCGGCGGTTGAGCTCTCCTCGCTGGTGCATCGCGTCGTTCAGCTTGAGACACGGCTTCATGTCGTTCTCGCAGACGCAGAAGATGTCACGGTGACAGCCGATGCAGACCAGATCCAGCAGGCACTCATCAATCTGGTGCGCAATGCTGCAGAGGCAGCACTTGGTCCCGATGCCGAAAACGCTGGTAACGCACGAGTCGAGATTGCCTGGCAACAGAGTCAGTTCGAGGCAACTGTTGTGATTCTCGACAACGGACCGGGCTTGACAAATGCAAACAATCTGTTCGTGCCGTTCTATACCACCAAGCCAAGCGGCACGGGAATCGGTCTCGTACTCGCTCAGCAGATTGCAGAGGCTCATGGTGGAACGGTCGAGCTTCGTAACAGGGCCGACGGCATTGCGGGATGCAGAGCAGAGTTGCGCTTGCCGATATCTGTAAGAAAGACGGAGGGCAGCCAGGTCATGACAAAATCGCCAGCGTGA
- a CDS encoding sigma-54-dependent Fis family transcriptional regulator produces MAAQAMAKDVRQTEKEKPCRLLVADDQPHILEAIRLLLKPEGYELELVKTPVLALEALSHESFDGALVDLNYTRDTTSGREGLDLVARIKEIDPQLPVVVMTAWGNIDLAVDAMRLGASDFIQKPWENMRLLSVLRTQMELRRSQRLAQWLEAENRILRAAGAPDFIASSAAMRPVVETMARIGPSDANVLIMGEHGTGKEVVAQTLHRLSSRVDRTLVAVNTGALPEGTFESELFGHVKGAFTDARTDRIGRFELATGGTLFLDEIANIPVRQQAKLLRVLETGEMERVGSSKTQRIDVRMLSATNADLRAECEAGRFREDLLFRLNTVEITLPPLRERREDIPALAGHFLARYTARYRRQIENFDPAALHLMLQYSWPGNVRELDHTIERGVLMARGSRIEPSDLGLHPQQRSGTTHNLDEMSLESVEAILIKKALARTNGNVSQTADALGLSRGALYRRIEKYGL; encoded by the coding sequence ATGGCAGCGCAGGCAATGGCGAAGGATGTGCGGCAGACCGAAAAAGAGAAACCGTGCAGACTGCTCGTCGCGGACGACCAGCCGCATATTCTTGAGGCAATCAGATTGCTGCTCAAGCCCGAGGGCTATGAGCTTGAGCTGGTAAAAACTCCGGTTCTGGCGCTGGAGGCCCTGAGTCACGAGAGCTTCGATGGCGCTTTGGTTGACCTCAATTACACGCGCGATACCACCTCGGGTCGCGAAGGACTTGACCTTGTAGCGCGGATCAAGGAGATCGATCCGCAGCTTCCCGTCGTTGTCATGACAGCGTGGGGCAACATCGATTTGGCAGTTGACGCAATGCGTCTTGGCGCCAGCGACTTCATCCAGAAGCCGTGGGAGAACATGAGGCTGCTGAGCGTGCTGCGGACGCAGATGGAGCTGCGGCGCAGCCAACGCCTGGCGCAATGGCTAGAGGCAGAAAACCGCATTCTACGTGCAGCAGGCGCGCCCGATTTTATCGCGTCGTCCGCGGCGATGCGGCCGGTGGTAGAGACGATGGCGCGTATCGGGCCTTCGGACGCCAATGTACTCATCATGGGCGAGCATGGCACAGGTAAGGAAGTTGTGGCGCAGACGCTGCATCGTCTTTCGTCTCGAGTAGACCGGACCCTCGTCGCAGTGAACACAGGCGCGCTCCCCGAAGGAACCTTCGAGAGCGAGTTGTTCGGTCATGTCAAGGGTGCATTCACTGATGCGCGAACAGACAGGATTGGACGTTTTGAGCTGGCAACGGGAGGAACGCTTTTTCTGGATGAGATTGCCAACATCCCAGTGCGTCAGCAGGCAAAACTTCTGCGCGTTCTCGAGACGGGAGAGATGGAGCGCGTTGGCTCGTCGAAGACGCAGAGAATCGATGTGCGTATGCTTTCCGCGACAAACGCCGATCTTCGCGCCGAATGTGAGGCAGGACGCTTTCGCGAGGACCTTCTTTTTCGTTTGAATACTGTCGAGATCACGCTTCCTCCATTGCGGGAACGGCGCGAGGACATTCCCGCTCTGGCTGGGCACTTTCTCGCTCGCTATACGGCTCGGTACCGCAGGCAGATTGAAAATTTCGACCCGGCTGCGCTCCATCTGATGCTCCAGTACAGTTGGCCGGGAAATGTGCGCGAGCTTGACCACACGATTGAGCGAGGAGTTCTGATGGCGCGCGGGTCGCGTATCGAACCCTCCGATCTTGGTCTGCACCCGCAACAGCGCTCTGGCACGACGCATAACCTCGATGAGATGAGTCTTGAGAGCGTCGAAGCAATTCTTATCAAGAAGGCGCTTGCTCGCACGAACGGCAATGTCAGCCAGACGGCCGACGCACTTGGCCTCAGCCGCGGAGCTCTTTACAGGCGTATCGAGAAGTATGGCCTCTGA
- a CDS encoding HlyD family efflux transporter periplasmic adaptor subunit encodes MDIQRPDIKKKKQRQQWIAGAVALVVLAAAAFFVSRLKPAAPTVDRATVWTDTVKQGPLLRQVRGPGSLVPREDRIRLIPAETEATVVRIRVLPGAKVEPNTVLMDLVDPTVQQELLDAQLQLKAAQTDLMNVKAKLQSDLMTQRAGAATVTADYNQAKLQAQTDKSLFDLGVISGLTYNASKGKADELTTRDNLEKQRLVVNEKAIETQVAVQQTKVEQAQALLALKQKQQDALSVKAGISGVLVDLPHQVGEHVAPGTTLAKVVQPDQLKASLKIAETQARDIQIGQPSEIDTHNGVIEGKVMRIDPAVVNGTVTVDVELSGALPQGARPDLSVDGEIDLDRLQNVLYVGRPAFGNENSTISLFKLSADGKGAVRVPVKVGKASVNAIQVIEGLQAGDTVILSDMSRWDNTDRIRLE; translated from the coding sequence ATGGATATTCAACGACCAGACATTAAGAAGAAGAAGCAGCGGCAGCAATGGATCGCCGGAGCAGTTGCTCTCGTCGTTCTTGCGGCTGCTGCGTTCTTTGTCTCCCGCCTGAAGCCGGCTGCGCCTACTGTGGATCGCGCCACGGTTTGGACCGACACGGTAAAGCAAGGACCGCTGTTGCGCCAGGTACGCGGGCCCGGCTCTCTTGTGCCGCGTGAAGACCGCATCCGGTTGATTCCGGCCGAGACGGAAGCGACTGTCGTTCGCATCCGTGTCTTGCCTGGGGCGAAGGTTGAGCCGAATACGGTATTGATGGATCTTGTCGATCCGACGGTCCAGCAGGAGTTGCTGGACGCGCAGTTGCAATTGAAAGCTGCGCAGACAGATTTGATGAACGTCAAGGCCAAGCTGCAGAGCGACCTGATGACGCAGCGGGCGGGCGCGGCGACGGTCACAGCGGACTACAACCAGGCGAAGTTGCAGGCGCAGACCGACAAGTCGCTCTTTGACCTGGGAGTAATCAGTGGTCTTACGTACAACGCGTCCAAGGGCAAGGCCGATGAGCTGACGACGCGCGACAATCTTGAGAAGCAACGGCTGGTTGTGAACGAAAAAGCAATTGAGACACAGGTTGCCGTGCAGCAGACCAAGGTGGAGCAGGCGCAAGCTCTGCTGGCACTGAAACAGAAGCAGCAGGACGCCCTGAGCGTGAAGGCCGGGATCAGCGGCGTTCTCGTCGATCTGCCACACCAGGTGGGAGAGCACGTCGCTCCTGGGACGACGCTGGCGAAGGTGGTGCAGCCCGACCAGTTGAAGGCCAGTCTGAAGATTGCAGAGACTCAGGCCCGGGACATCCAGATTGGCCAGCCGTCGGAGATCGACACGCATAACGGTGTGATCGAAGGCAAAGTGATGCGAATTGATCCCGCGGTAGTGAACGGAACCGTCACCGTCGACGTAGAACTGTCAGGCGCGCTGCCGCAAGGGGCGCGGCCCGATCTAAGCGTAGATGGAGAGATTGACCTGGACCGCCTGCAGAACGTGCTGTACGTAGGCAGGCCGGCGTTCGGCAACGAGAACAGCACGATCAGCCTGTTCAAGTTGAGCGCAGATGGCAAGGGAGCTGTACGAGTTCCGGTCAAGGTCGGCAAGGCTTCGGTCAATGCCATTCAGGTGATCGAAGGTTTGCAGGCTGGCGATACGGTCATTCTTTCGGACATGAGCCGTTGGGACAACACAGACAGAATTCGCCTCGAGTAG